A window from Drosophila nasuta strain 15112-1781.00 chromosome 3, ASM2355853v1, whole genome shotgun sequence encodes these proteins:
- the LOC132792630 gene encoding uncharacterized protein LOC132792630, translating into MGVRVIEADSASDSYDDDECPTCKAENKTKTSHPKRATTEASSTLYASRDLVGNCKEYRIENNCRDLRIIGNGNRVRIVNNSGNLQIIGNTTRLKIQHNSGHIKYTGNDGRIYLGSDSQQQNVDYIGCNGLLKVVKSLELNSNKSSKRARGQKAPQADTAQSNNCHKMGVEIDNNVSIVNGVSGSIVIKNAINVSI; encoded by the coding sequence ATGGGCGTGAGAGTTATTGAGGCGGATTCGGCTAGTGATTCGTATGATGACGATGAATGTCCGACATGCAAAGCGGagaacaaaaccaaaacaagtCATCCCAAGCGAGCAACAACGGAAGCCAGCAGCACGCTCTACGCTAGTAGGGATTTAGTGGGCAACTGCAAGGAGTATCGTATCGAGAATAATTGCCGGGATTTACGCATTATTGGCAATGGCAATCGGGTGCGCATCGTTAACAATTCGGGCAACCTGCAGATCATTGGTAACACAACCAGACTGAAGATACAGCATAACAGTGGACACATCAAGTACACTGGCAATGATGGACGTATCTATTTGGGCAGCGATTCTCAGCAACAGAACGTAGACTACATCGGCTGCAATGGACTGCTCAAGGTTGTTAAGTCCCTGGAATTGAACAGCAACAAGTCCAGCAAGCGAGCCCGGGGACAGAAAGCTCCTCAAGCTGATACAGCCCAGTCTAACAACTGTCATAAGATGGGCGTTGAAATTGATAACAACGTCAGTATTGTAAATGGAGTGTCGGGCAGTATTGTGATCAAGAATGCAATTAATGTGAGCATATAA
- the LOC132790017 gene encoding zinc finger MYND domain-containing protein 11, whose protein sequence is MVIGLTPGSVLCWMNKLTNGTSTSHKILERCLLSIMSEDEAIETLDVAIKEGVLVSTPNAKSAPASVKRSLLSFTQKLSKQRAKKDPYCFECHLPTSGLVQKCIMCVRSFHVECQRKNPLRPNYSVPSDRYQQYRFPLNESDMEESSDQEASRSVSDTLEAQRLQEHASYELDCNSNINIISQNPLKHESDSSDDVCFVSEQLPRKTKNYSTYVKSEETPHNEGNNELLLCTPCRLLKLAEFLNPPHMSNEELNYLLNYLWQMHHTWVENDVRKYMVNNWSDRDATLVKNVLFVNDLLSISDISRNIETKKFKHLFEILVDLLDLQHNIGIFFGTKCEEYNSTKWLLRDITHDLREISRCSDCFRHSIESNRSDFWFAKPCTQRHELVYAKQSGYPHWPAKVIRVMNKKNNTYDVRFFGGSHSRALVPARDILPIDTDTSKLKIKSSRQYNNAMRELICHKMLLHHPIYSFSFHADPREAENIINSALPHYMEPSSRSAKRARLATPKFNTRRSTAETTPSLPQRVLPRRRCRKAQGPENLQDSTFQIASSVIPSLAPEVQVSLAPEVQVSLAPKVQVSLAPKVQVSLAPKVQVSLAPEVQVSLEDYNELMREVLHLNAQLSQKKAEVDIKREELNAVKRKRWCQLCLEEAQFDCCFMASYCSVMCQRRDKRRHQTNCNLQEKT, encoded by the exons ATGGTTATCGGCCTGACACCCGGTTCGGTTCTATGTTGGATGAATAAACTGACAAATGGCACAAGCACATCACACAAAATCCTGGAGCGCTGTTTACTTTCAATTATGTCCGAAG ACGAGGCAATTGAAACTTTAGATGTTGCTATTAAAGAGGGCGTTTTAGTGTCTACACCAAATGCCAAATCTGCTCCAGCGAGTGTCAAACGAAGCTTACTCAGTTTTACGCAAAAGCTAAGCAAACAAAGAGCCAAGAAAGATCCATATTGTTTTGAATGTCATTTGCCCACCTCTGGACTCGTACAGAAATGTATCATGTGTGTTCGATCCTTTCACGTTGAGTGCCAACGTAAGAATCCCCTACGCCCCAATTACTCGGTGCCTTCCGATCGGTATCAGCAATATCGATTTCCTCTCAATGAATCCGATATGGAAGAGTCCAGCGACCAGGAGGCATCTCGAAGCGTAAGTGATACATTGGAAGCACAAAGATTGCAGGAACATGCCTCGTATGAACTCGATTGTAATAGcaacattaatattatatcacAAAATCCCTTGAAACACGAATCCGACAGCTCGGATGATGTGTGCTTCGTTAGTGAGCAGCTGCCgcgtaaaacaaaaaattacagCACATATGTGAAAAGTGAAGAAACCCCGCACAATGAGGGCAACAATGAGCTACTGTTGTGCACTCCGTGTCGCCTACTAAAACTGGCCGAATTCCTAAATCCGCCGCACATGTCCAACGAGGAACTCAACTAccttttgaattatttatggcAGATGCATCACACTTGGGTAGAGAATGATGTGCGCAAATATATGGTGAATAACTGGAGCGATCGTGATGCGACCCTTGTTAAGAACGTACTCTTCGTTAACGATTTACTCAGCATCTCGGATATTAGCCGAAACATCGAAACAAAGAAATTCAAGCACTTATTCGAAATTCTTGTCGATTTACTCGACTTGCAGCATAATATTGGCATCTTTTTTGGCACCAAGTGTGAGGAGTACAATTCCACCAAGTGGCTTCTACGTGATATTACCCATGATCTGCGTGAAATAAGTCGTTGCTCCGACTGCTTTCGCCATTCTATTGAATCAAATCGATCTGACTTTTGGTTTGCCAAACCCTGCACTCAGCGTCACGAGTTGGTTTACGCTAAGCAGAGTGGTTATCCCCACTGGCCTGCTAAG gTTATTCGCGTGAtgaacaagaaaaacaacacttACGATGTACGTTTTTTTGGTGGCTCCCATTCGCGCGCACTAGTTCCGGCCCGTGATATCCTACCAATAGACACAGATACTTCGAAACTTAAGATAAAGTCATCTCGACAATATAACAATGCAATGCGTGAACTGATATGCCATAAAATGTTATTGCACCATCCCATTTATTCGTTTAGTTTTCATGCCGATCCTCGCGAAgctgaaaatattattaactcGGCACTTCCTCATTACATGGAGCCATCTTCCCGTTCCGCGAAACGTGCTCGATTAGCTACACCTAAATTCAACACACGAAGATCGACAGCAGAAACTACTCCAAGTTTGCCCCAAAGAGTTCTGCCGAGGCGTCGTTGCAGAAAAGCCCAAGGACCAGAAAATCTTCAGGATTCAACATTCCAAATTGCAAGCAGTGTGATCCCTTCACTGGCACCGGAGGTGCAGGTTTCACTGGCACCGGAGGTGCAGGTTTCACTGGCACCGAAGGTGCAGGTTTCACTGGCACCGAAGGTGCAGGTTTCACTGGCACCGAAGGTGCAGGTTTCACTGGCACCGGAGGTGCAAGTTTCACTCGAAGATTACAATGAATTAATGCGGGaagtattacatttaaatgcgCAACTATCACAGAAAAAGGCTGAAGTGGATATTAAGAGAGAAGAATTAAACGCGGTGAAGCGCAAGCGATGGTGTCAACTTTGCCTAGAGGAAGCTCAATTCGACTGTTGCTTCATGGCCTCTTACTGCAGTGTTATGTGTCAGCGTCGCGACAAACGTCGTCATCAAACTAATTGTAATCTCCAAGAGAAAACctag
- the LOC132793441 gene encoding putative sodium-dependent multivitamin transporter, with amino-acid sequence MPLVGSLGVWDVLVLASILIISALIGLYYRYTGGKQKTTQEYLMANQSMTTFPVSFSLMASFMSAITLMGVSNESYQFGTLFGVINISYMLSTPIAAYIFLPVFYNMRTTSVYEYLERRFGHATRLAASLAFTLQMILYMGIALYAPALALEAVTGIPKGTAILVLGLVCSFYSTVGGLKAVLITDVFQSFLMYAAIFAVIAVSAIKAGGLAPIWEVAQERGRLEFFEFSTDPTVRHTWWTLIIGGMVTYLSLYGVNQTQVQRLLSVHNLKSSQSALWWNLPILGLLSFSTIFSGLAIFYYYRDCDPVLEGRIKTRDQLMPLFAVDTISQYPGLCGLFVSGIFSASLSTISSAVTSLSAVTLEDYLKPLYRLIFKRPLIESKSTLPTKIIAAIFGLMCIALAFGAGSMGGVLQASLTIFGVVGGPLLAIFTLGVCTVRTNQRGVLLGFLLGLGFSFWIGFGGPKPMPEPLPFSTTGCVQNNVTKIVEVAQAALHATSVDEPHYFWLYRLSYLWYCVLGFLVTTLIGYFGSIILAYFNYADNSQIYVDKQQKHLDYDLFAPILANRWRRQHQKQFDPTDVYHEESLTKLSPSAAPL; translated from the exons ATGCCTCTTGTTGGTTCTCTTGGTGTGTGGGACGTTCTGGTGCTGGCGAGCATTTTAATCATTTCGGCTCTGATTGGTCTCTACTATCGCTACACGGGCGGCAAGCAAAAGACAACGCAGGAGTATCTGATGGCTAACCAAAGCATGACCACATTTCCGGTATCCTTTAGCCTGATGGCCAGCTTCATGTCCGCCATCACACTGATGGGCGTCTCAAATGAGTCATATCAGTTTGGCACACTCTTCGGCGTCATCAATATATCCTATATGCTCAGCACTCCAATTGCAGCCTACATATTTCTACCGGTATTCTATAATATGCGCACAACTAGTGTCTATGAGTACCTTGAACGGCGATTCGGTCATGCAACGCGTCTGGCTGCCTCGCTAGCTTTTACGCTGCAAATGATTTTATACATGGGTATTGCTCTTTATGCTCCCGCATTGGCACTGGAGGCTGTCACGGGTATACCTAAGGGAACCGCTATACTGGTCCTCGGATTAGTGTGTTCGTTTTATTCGACGGTGGGTGGCCTCAAGGCGGTGTTGATCACAGATGTCTTTCAGTCGTTTCTGATGTACGCTGCTATATTTGCGGTAATTGCTGTGTCTGCAATTAAGGCTGGAGGATTGGCTCCCATTTGGGAGGTTGCTCAAGAGCGTGGACGTCTGGAGTTCTTCGAGTTTTCGACGGATCCAACAGTTCGTCACACTTGGTGGACACTGATAATTGGCGGCATGGTCACCTACTTGTCGCTATATGGAGTCAATCAAACACAAGTGCAACGACTACTAAGCGTTCACAACTTGAAGAGTTCCCAGTCGGCGCTGTGGTGGAATCTGCCGATTCTGGGATTACTAAGCTTCAGCACCATCTTCAGCGGCTTggcaatattttattactatCGCGACTGCGATCCTGTGCTCGAAGGACGCATCAAAACTCGGGATCAGTTAATGCCACTTTTTGCTGTCGATACAATAA GTCAATATCCTGGATTGTGTGGCCTCTTTGTTTCGGGTATTTTTTCGGCCAGCTTATCAACGATATCCTCGGCGGTTACTTCGCTCTCGGCTGTCACGCTGGAGGATTACTTGAAGCCACTGTACAGACTCATCTTTAAGCGACCGCTGATTGAGTCAAAGTCCACATTGCCCACAAAAATCATTGCGGCTATCTTTGGATTGATGTGCATTGCGTTGGCCTTTGGCGCTGGGTCCATGGGTGGCGTTTTGCAAGCGTCACTAACAATTTTTGGAGTTGTCGGCGGTCCATTACTTGCCATCTTTACGCTGGGCGTTTGCACTGTGCGCACCAATCAACGTGGCGTTTTACTGGGTTTTCTCCTAGGTCTCGGCTTCTCTTTCTGGATTGGTTTTGGCGGTCCTAAGCCGATGCCAGAGCCGTTGCCTTTTAGTACCACAGGCTGTGTTCAGAATAATGTGACCAAGATAGTCGAGGTGGCCCAAGCGGCGCTGCACGCCACCAGCGTTGATGAACCGCACTACTTTTGGTTGTATCGATTGTCATATCTGTGGTACTGTGTGTTGGGATTCTTGGTGACAACATTGATTGGATACTTTGGCAGCATTATATTGGCGTATTTCAACTACGCGGACAACTCGCAAATCTATGTggataaacaacaaaagcatcTTGATTACGATCTGTTTGCGCCGATACTGGCAAATCGCTGGCGACGCCAGCATCAAAAGCAATTTGATCCAACAGATGTGTATCACGAGGAGTCGCTGACGAAGTTATCACCGTCAGCTGCTCCCttataa
- the LOC132790018 gene encoding phosphatidylinositol 4,5-bisphosphate 5-phosphatase A isoform X2, with protein MTTSVIADLCIFLLTWNVGTHSPKNLELTSLLSLNGTTNCPDNKLPDIYVIGMQEVSTSQVLNVFKDDPWVLKLADALTPHDYVKVKSEQLQGILITMFAQHKHLPHMKDIESEETRTGLGGLWGNKGAVSIRLSLYGTGTVFVCSHLAAHDDKLKERIEDYHQIVDNHKYHLAGYRHIFDHDFVFWMGDLNFRLSGETSGWDIRNTVELREYDELLKLDQLTLLRQTGNAFSLLEEMVPNFAPTFKFKEGTNEYDLKRRPAWCDRILHRVQVNSYPSITLSANQLSYQSNMDYTLSDHKPVSATFNYKIEANNGTFTDEELHEMTHGGASTIPSLYNAELEGFQ; from the exons ATGACAACATCTGTCATTGCCGATCTGTGCATTTTTTTGCTGACTTGGAATGTTGGCACGCATTCACCCAAAAACCTGGAACTTACATCTTTATTGTCTCTAAATGGAACAACCAACTGTCCAGACAACAAATTACCAGACATCTATGTGATTGGCATGCAAGAAGTGAGCACCAGTCAGGTGCTTAACGTTTTCAAGGATGATCCATGGGTGTTGAAACTGGCGGATGCCCTAACTCCACATGATTACGTTAAAGTAAAATCGGAACAACTGCAGGGCATACTGATTACGATGTTTGCTCAGCACAAACATCTTCCGCATATGAAAGACATTGAATCGGAAGAGACACGTACTGGCCTCGGTGGACTATGGGGCAACAAGGGAGCAGTTAGCATACGATTGAGTCTTTATGGCACTGGCACCGTGTTCGTCTGCTCCCATTTGGCAGCTCATGATGACAAGCTGAAGGAGCGCATCGAGGATTATCACCAGATAGTCGACAATCACAAATACCACTTGGCTGGCTATCGACATATTTTTGATCATGACTTTGTCTTCTGGATGGGAGATCTCAACTTCCGTTTATCTGGCGAAACATCCGGTTGGGATATACGGAACACCGTGGAATTGCGGGAATATGATGAGTTGCTGAAGCTGGATCAATTGACGCTGCTTCGACAAACGGGCAATGCGTTCAGTTTGTTGGAGGAGATGGTACCTAATTTTGCGCCCACTTTTAAGTTTAAAGAGGGCACTAATGAATATGACCTGAAACGACGCCCAGCTTGGTGTGACCGAATTCTTCATCGCGTGCAAGTCAATAGTTATCCGTCTATTACGCTGAGTGCCAATCAGTTGTCTTATCAATCGAACATGGACTACACGCTCTCCGACCACAAGCCCGTATCAGCcacttttaattacaaaatcgAAGCCAACAATGGCACGTTCACCGATGAGGAGCTGCACGAGATGACACATGGCGGGGCGAGCACAATTCCCAGT TTATATAATGCCGAACTAGAAGGCTTCCAGTGA
- the LOC132790018 gene encoding phosphatidylinositol 4,5-bisphosphate 5-phosphatase A isoform X1 has product MTTSVIADLCIFLLTWNVGTHSPKNLELTSLLSLNGTTNCPDNKLPDIYVIGMQEVSTSQVLNVFKDDPWVLKLADALTPHDYVKVKSEQLQGILITMFAQHKHLPHMKDIESEETRTGLGGLWGNKGAVSIRLSLYGTGTVFVCSHLAAHDDKLKERIEDYHQIVDNHKYHLAGYRHIFDHDFVFWMGDLNFRLSGETSGWDIRNTVELREYDELLKLDQLTLLRQTGNAFSLLEEMVPNFAPTFKFKEGTNEYDLKRRPAWCDRILHRVQVNSYPSITLSANQLSYQSNMDYTLSDHKPVSATFNYKIEANNGTFTDEELHEMTHGGASTIPSVSVHGFVALMVFHGFFICFFRFF; this is encoded by the coding sequence ATGACAACATCTGTCATTGCCGATCTGTGCATTTTTTTGCTGACTTGGAATGTTGGCACGCATTCACCCAAAAACCTGGAACTTACATCTTTATTGTCTCTAAATGGAACAACCAACTGTCCAGACAACAAATTACCAGACATCTATGTGATTGGCATGCAAGAAGTGAGCACCAGTCAGGTGCTTAACGTTTTCAAGGATGATCCATGGGTGTTGAAACTGGCGGATGCCCTAACTCCACATGATTACGTTAAAGTAAAATCGGAACAACTGCAGGGCATACTGATTACGATGTTTGCTCAGCACAAACATCTTCCGCATATGAAAGACATTGAATCGGAAGAGACACGTACTGGCCTCGGTGGACTATGGGGCAACAAGGGAGCAGTTAGCATACGATTGAGTCTTTATGGCACTGGCACCGTGTTCGTCTGCTCCCATTTGGCAGCTCATGATGACAAGCTGAAGGAGCGCATCGAGGATTATCACCAGATAGTCGACAATCACAAATACCACTTGGCTGGCTATCGACATATTTTTGATCATGACTTTGTCTTCTGGATGGGAGATCTCAACTTCCGTTTATCTGGCGAAACATCCGGTTGGGATATACGGAACACCGTGGAATTGCGGGAATATGATGAGTTGCTGAAGCTGGATCAATTGACGCTGCTTCGACAAACGGGCAATGCGTTCAGTTTGTTGGAGGAGATGGTACCTAATTTTGCGCCCACTTTTAAGTTTAAAGAGGGCACTAATGAATATGACCTGAAACGACGCCCAGCTTGGTGTGACCGAATTCTTCATCGCGTGCAAGTCAATAGTTATCCGTCTATTACGCTGAGTGCCAATCAGTTGTCTTATCAATCGAACATGGACTACACGCTCTCCGACCACAAGCCCGTATCAGCcacttttaattacaaaatcgAAGCCAACAATGGCACGTTCACCGATGAGGAGCTGCACGAGATGACACATGGCGGGGCGAGCACAATTCCCAGTGTTAGTGTGCATGGTTTTGTGGCTCTAATGGTTTTTCatggtttttttatttgcttttttcgcTTCTTTTAG